CTATACGGCCCTGTTTGGGGCTCCGCCCGTCAAAACAAAATCGGATTATGCCAAATGGATGCTGGACAACCCGTGCATCAATTTCGCCATATCCACGCGT
This genomic interval from Fimbriimonadaceae bacterium contains the following:
- a CDS encoding VOC family protein — protein: MKRFHLHMGVEDLDESIRFYTALFGAPPVKTKSDYAKWMLDNPCINFAISTR